In a single window of the Acidobacteriaceae bacterium genome:
- a CDS encoding CHASE3 domain-containing protein, producing MRKTSWYRAALVGAVAIVLLNTWFAARALNTLIAAQFWYSHTLQVISQTETLLAEVRTAESSARGFVMTGLPALEEQYSKSTQQIHQSADSLQRLTIDNSSQQVRIAALNDGISAKLSTLEALLAVRRVQPQGAIDPALLAPVVEGTPDRMDRVQSTVRDIETEEQRLLAERTAETMSARRQVWGSFTLAFVLDFLLLVSAFELLVRAARDRERIAASAEENAALNRQLTEANEELETRVEQRTRELAQSNEELEAFSYSVSHDLRAPLRTIDGFSLALHEDYGGRLDEQGKDYINRVRNGVQRMGTLIDSLLQLSRVTRYEAQREQVDLSQLATTVFGELHALDPQRKVQWIAEPGMVAEVDPRLMRVAFENLIGNALKFTARTEEATIEFGSSPQNGETVYFLRDNGAGFDMQYVDRLFTAFQRLHGEREFKGSGIGLATVSRIIRRHHGSIRAEGEPGKGATFFFTLAA from the coding sequence ATGAGAAAGACATCCTGGTATCGTGCGGCGCTGGTTGGCGCTGTTGCCATTGTGTTGTTGAACACGTGGTTCGCGGCACGCGCACTCAACACGCTGATAGCGGCGCAGTTCTGGTACTCGCACACCCTGCAAGTGATCTCGCAGACGGAGACTCTGCTTGCAGAGGTGCGCACCGCAGAGAGTTCGGCGCGCGGGTTTGTGATGACGGGGCTGCCTGCGCTTGAGGAGCAATACTCGAAATCTACGCAGCAGATTCACCAGAGCGCGGACAGCCTGCAACGCTTGACGATTGATAACAGTTCGCAGCAGGTGCGCATTGCAGCCCTGAATGACGGTATTTCAGCGAAGCTGTCGACACTGGAGGCGCTGCTTGCGGTGCGCCGGGTCCAGCCGCAGGGTGCGATCGATCCGGCCCTGCTGGCCCCTGTCGTCGAGGGCACGCCAGACCGCATGGACAGGGTACAGTCGACCGTTCGTGATATCGAGACAGAGGAGCAGCGGCTGCTTGCAGAGCGCACCGCAGAGACTATGTCGGCGCGGCGGCAGGTGTGGGGAAGCTTTACGCTCGCATTTGTCCTGGATTTCCTTCTGCTTGTAAGCGCGTTTGAACTGCTGGTTCGCGCCGCGCGAGACCGTGAGCGGATTGCCGCAAGCGCAGAGGAAAATGCCGCACTGAACCGGCAGCTGACCGAAGCGAATGAGGAGTTGGAAACCCGGGTTGAGCAGAGGACTCGCGAACTGGCTCAATCGAACGAGGAACTGGAGGCGTTCAGTTATTCGGTGTCGCACGATCTTCGGGCGCCACTTCGCACGATTGACGGATTTTCGCTCGCGCTGCACGAAGATTATGGCGGCAGGCTGGATGAGCAAGGGAAGGATTACATCAACCGCGTGCGCAATGGCGTGCAGCGGATGGGGACGCTGATCGACTCGCTTCTGCAGCTTTCTCGTGTGACGCGGTATGAGGCGCAGCGCGAACAAGTGGACCTGTCGCAGCTCGCGACCACAGTCTTTGGCGAGCTTCACGCGCTGGATCCGCAGCGCAAGGTGCAGTGGATTGCTGAGCCGGGGATGGTTGCGGAAGTTGATCCCCGCCTGATGCGGGTTGCATTCGAGAATTTGATTGGAAATGCATTGAAGTTCACGGCGCGAACAGAGGAGGCGACGATCGAGTTCGGGAGTAGCCCGCAAAATGGCGAGACCGTATACTTTCTTCGGGACAATGGAGCAGGGTTTGACATGCAGTATGTCGACCGTCTGTTCACTGCGTTTCAGCGACTTCATGGCGAGCGTGAGTTCAAAGGGTCGGGCATCGGCCTTGCGACCGTGTCGCGCATCATTCGCCGTCATCACGGTTCCATCCGGGCGGAAGGCGAGCCCGGCAAGGGAGCCACGTTCTTTTTTACGCTTGCAGCCTGA
- a CDS encoding response regulator codes for MILLVEDDPDHEALAIRALRKANVANEIEVARDGAEALAYVAAAASGAKPMPQLVLLDLKLPKVDGLQVLRSIRAEEKTALLPVVVLTSSDEERDIVSSYRLGVNSYIRKPVNFTDFAEATRQLGMYWLLLNQCPPPQ; via the coding sequence ATGATTCTTCTTGTTGAAGACGATCCGGACCATGAAGCGCTCGCGATTCGCGCGCTGCGCAAGGCGAATGTAGCGAACGAGATTGAGGTGGCGCGTGACGGCGCCGAGGCGCTGGCGTACGTGGCTGCGGCGGCCAGCGGAGCAAAGCCGATGCCGCAGCTCGTTTTGCTTGATCTGAAGCTGCCGAAGGTGGATGGACTGCAGGTGTTGCGAAGCATTCGCGCGGAGGAGAAGACGGCGCTGCTACCTGTCGTGGTCCTTACCTCGTCTGATGAAGAGAGAGACATCGTATCGAGCTACCGGCTGGGTGTGAACAGCTACATCCGCAAGCCGGTCAACTTCACGGATTTTGCCGAGGCGACTCGTCAGCTCGGCATGTATTGGCTGCTGCTCAACCAATGTCCACCGCCCCAATAA
- a CDS encoding ATP-binding protein, whose translation MLLIEDYEEDALLLERFLSRAGYTVEARRVQTADELREVLAEQSSIDLVLADYTLPSFGARDALAIIQDSGVEIPFIIVSGTIDEVSAVSAMRAGAHDYVLKGHLDRLLPAIERELADAERRRERLRTEAELRLAQQRFSATFNQAAVGMAHTTTTGRFQLVNQRLAEMLDVSVERLVSLSITDFMLPSEREMESAELLDLIAGRQTGHRVERELLRYNGTTFPAQLTVSMLRHDNSTAPSILWVVEDISARKAAERETSELMTRLINSERLAAAGRMANTLAHEINNPLEALTNVVYLLQTHDLPPSARELAAVASRELERVGHITRSTLSFYRKAPGRTLDLHTMLDEVVQLFTSRATQHHIEIQTRFSAEVREASYDPALRQVMANLVANALESMESAGGHLNIRARIEGSNAVILISDTGHGIDRANMRSVFEPFFTTKGERGTGLGLWVTRGILEEQGGRLRLRSCTSGRHRGTTVRIQLPVLHQSNAPVKSATLVN comes from the coding sequence GTGCTCCTCATTGAAGACTACGAGGAAGACGCTCTGCTGCTGGAACGCTTTCTGTCGCGCGCTGGATACACCGTCGAGGCGCGCCGTGTGCAGACGGCGGACGAGTTGCGCGAGGTGCTTGCGGAGCAGAGCTCAATTGATCTCGTGCTGGCGGACTATACGCTGCCGAGCTTCGGCGCGCGCGACGCGCTAGCGATCATTCAGGACAGTGGCGTAGAGATTCCGTTCATCATTGTGTCGGGAACAATCGACGAGGTGTCGGCTGTCAGCGCGATGCGCGCGGGAGCGCATGATTATGTGCTGAAGGGCCATTTGGATCGTCTGTTGCCGGCAATCGAGCGCGAGCTTGCGGATGCGGAGAGGAGACGCGAGCGGCTGCGCACAGAAGCCGAGCTGCGGCTGGCGCAGCAACGGTTTTCCGCCACGTTCAACCAGGCCGCGGTGGGCATGGCGCACACGACGACCACGGGCCGCTTTCAGCTCGTGAATCAGCGGCTCGCGGAGATGCTGGATGTATCCGTGGAGCGGCTGGTTTCGCTTTCGATCACGGATTTTATGTTGCCGTCGGAACGGGAGATGGAGTCGGCGGAGTTGCTGGATTTGATTGCGGGGCGACAGACCGGGCATCGGGTCGAGCGGGAGCTGCTGCGCTATAACGGGACAACTTTTCCGGCGCAACTTACGGTGTCGATGCTGCGGCACGATAACTCCACAGCGCCGAGCATTCTGTGGGTGGTCGAGGACATCTCTGCGAGGAAAGCGGCGGAGCGCGAGACATCGGAGCTGATGACGCGGCTAATTAATTCCGAACGGCTGGCTGCTGCCGGCCGAATGGCGAACACGCTGGCGCATGAGATCAACAATCCACTCGAGGCGCTGACGAACGTGGTTTATCTGTTGCAGACGCACGATCTTCCACCGAGCGCACGGGAGCTGGCCGCAGTCGCCTCGCGCGAACTGGAACGCGTGGGCCACATCACGCGATCGACGCTGAGCTTCTATCGCAAAGCGCCGGGGCGCACGTTGGATCTGCACACAATGCTGGACGAGGTGGTGCAGCTCTTTACGTCGCGTGCCACGCAACACCACATCGAGATCCAGACGCGCTTCAGTGCTGAAGTGCGTGAGGCAAGCTACGATCCGGCACTGCGCCAGGTGATGGCCAACCTCGTCGCGAATGCACTTGAATCAATGGAGAGCGCGGGCGGTCATCTCAACATCCGCGCGCGGATCGAGGGATCGAACGCGGTGATCCTGATCTCCGATACGGGACACGGAATCGATCGCGCCAATATGCGCTCCGTCTTTGAGCCATTCTTCACGACGAAGGGTGAACGCGGAACGGGTCTTGGACTTTGGGTCACCCGGGGCATCCTAGAGGAACAAGGCGGGCGGTTGAGGCTGCGCAGCTGCACGAGCGGCCGGCACCGCGGAACTACAGTGCGGATTCAACTTCCGGTATTGCATCAGTCCAACGCGCCGGTGAAATCGGCGACGCTGGTCAACTGA
- a CDS encoding glycosyltransferase family 2 protein has protein sequence MLNGKKIAVVLPAYNAAKTLEKTVREIPREIVDTVILTDDCSKDDTVRIAQQLGLVTLRHDNNRGYGGNQKTCYAAALHEGADIVVMVHPDYQYTPLLIAAMVSMIAYGEYDAVMASRILGRGALKGGMPKYKYVSNRVLTLLENILIHEKLSEYHSGYRAWSREVLERLPLLSCSDDFVFDNEMLAQTFYFGFRVGEISCPTKYFEEASSINFRRSVKYGFGVLGTALDLRLKRMKLKKPAIFEDRPGEKLLDAPQPTPLVEPIA, from the coding sequence ATGCTGAATGGAAAGAAAATTGCAGTTGTTCTGCCGGCCTACAACGCTGCGAAGACGCTGGAAAAGACCGTTCGGGAGATTCCGCGCGAAATTGTCGACACGGTAATTCTGACCGATGACTGCAGCAAGGACGATACGGTCCGGATCGCGCAGCAGCTGGGGCTGGTTACGCTGCGCCATGACAACAACCGCGGGTATGGCGGCAATCAGAAGACCTGTTATGCCGCGGCCCTGCACGAGGGCGCAGACATTGTGGTCATGGTTCATCCGGATTATCAATACACGCCGCTTCTGATTGCTGCGATGGTTTCGATGATTGCGTACGGCGAGTATGACGCTGTGATGGCTTCACGCATTCTGGGCCGAGGTGCGCTGAAGGGCGGCATGCCGAAGTATAAGTACGTGTCGAATCGCGTGCTGACGCTGCTCGAAAACATTTTGATTCACGAAAAGCTCTCCGAGTATCACAGCGGATATCGTGCGTGGAGCCGCGAGGTTCTGGAGCGTTTGCCGCTGTTGAGCTGCTCGGACGATTTCGTGTTCGACAACGAAATGCTTGCTCAGACGTTTTACTTTGGCTTCCGTGTCGGCGAGATATCGTGCCCGACGAAGTATTTCGAGGAGGCCTCGTCGATTAATTTCCGGCGCAGCGTGAAGTATGGATTCGGTGTCCTGGGCACCGCCTTGGACCTGCGGTTGAAGCGAATGAAGCTGAAGAAGCCGGCGATTTTTGAGGATCGGCCGGGCGAGAAGCTCCTGGATGCACCCCAGCCGACCCCTCTGGTGGAACCCATTGCCTGA